In the Pontibacillus sp. HMF3514 genome, AATTTGTTATCACTTTTTCCATTTCTGCATCTTCGTTATCAGAAAGGTTAGCCGTAGTAATAATTTCTTGGGTGCTTAGACGGTCTTCAATCAGTTCTACTCGGTTCATACGAGCTCCTAGATCCGCTCGTTCATTTACAACATTTTTAATATGGACATCTAAATCAGATATGGAAGCGTCGTAGTCACCATCACCAGTACCTTCTAATCGATCTACAAAATTATCGATATCTTTAAATAATTTTTCTGAAAAAACATTCTCTGGATTAATATTAGTTGGTAGTTCAACACCCTTAGAAACTTCAATTTTTACAGGGTTTCCATTTGTAGAAGTAGAAAGAACTTCACCATTATCATCTAATTCTACCGGTGGCTCGGAAGTACTGGTCCCATTAAAAATATACTTATCATTAACCTTGGTGTTCGCAACATCAGCTAAGTGTTCTTTAATTTGTTTAACCTCAGAGGCTATATTCTTCCGCTGCTCCTCTTCATAGGTTCCATTACTCCCCTGTACAGCGAGCTCCCTTAATCGTTGAAGCGCTTTGGTTGCCTTATCCAACGATGCATCAGAGTTATCCATCCAGTTATGCACTTCGTTCATATTACGTTTATATTGTTCAATATTATTGAGCTCTGTACGATAATTCATACCTTTCATTGCTACTACAGGGTCATCAGATGGTTTCTGAATCTTTTTTCCAGTTGATAATTGTTCCTGATATTTTCCCATTCGTTCGTAACTGTTACTAATGTTACGAAGCATGTTATTAGAAAGCATTGATTGGGTTACGCGCATGAATTATTCACCTACCTTCCTACTCGGCCCATGCCGTTAATGATTTTATCAAGCATTTCATCTACTGTTGTCATATTTCTTGCTGCTGCATTATAAGCGTGCTGAAACTTGATCATATTTGACATTTCTTCATCAAGTGAAACACCACTTACTGATTGTCTTCG is a window encoding:
- the flgL gene encoding flagellar hook-associated protein FlgL, which codes for MRVTQSMLSNNMLRNISNSYERMGKYQEQLSTGKKIQKPSDDPVVAMKGMNYRTELNNIEQYKRNMNEVHNWMDNSDASLDKATKALQRLRELAVQGSNGTYEEEQRKNIASEVKQIKEHLADVANTKVNDKYIFNGTSTSEPPVELDDNGEVLSTSTNGNPVKIEVSKGVELPTNINPENVFSEKLFKDIDNFVDRLEGTGDGDYDASISDLDVHIKNVVNERADLGARMNRVELIEDRLSTQEIITTANLSDNEDAEMEKVITNLKTQESVHRAALGVGARIIQPSLMDFLR